A single genomic interval of Chloroflexota bacterium harbors:
- a CDS encoding ABC transporter substrate-binding protein, with protein sequence MLVQPRVWISHRQRRAGGLPRLRLSAAHDEWNHVGIALAAIELGFLAEEGLDDVELITFPEDAGALLDREQFQADLLASGTVDVGIDPRTTFIVEGRAQGKPLAIVAARRKNHAFLVVGQKGLQSLDDLRGMTLHMSQRGGATDVMLRRVLKDSAIDPDEDVTIRYVGGEMHNASHVIAAFRAGDYGPAILTSFKDSLDHLIKDGYPVLADLRSRYPSRHDRVTAANSNFVARHPESVKGLLKGMIRACNWVLDPGNGPRFKQIIVDAGYMTSDREQANFDGLFYGWQERVSRDLTLPRDGIELIVNEIKQDGRIAPSFDVDDVLALAPLAAAQAEVLGATSPASERSVS encoded by the coding sequence ATGCTGGTACAACCGCGCGTGTGGATCAGCCACCGGCAGCGACGCGCCGGTGGCCTGCCGCGACTGCGACTCAGCGCCGCCCACGACGAATGGAACCACGTGGGGATCGCCCTGGCCGCCATCGAGCTCGGCTTTCTGGCGGAAGAGGGCCTGGACGACGTGGAGCTGATCACCTTCCCCGAGGACGCCGGAGCGCTTCTCGACCGGGAGCAATTCCAGGCCGACCTTCTCGCGAGCGGCACGGTCGACGTCGGCATCGACCCGCGCACGACCTTCATCGTTGAGGGCCGCGCGCAGGGCAAGCCCCTTGCAATCGTCGCCGCGCGGCGAAAGAACCACGCCTTCCTCGTCGTGGGGCAGAAGGGGCTGCAGAGTCTCGACGATTTGCGCGGGATGACGCTGCACATGAGCCAGCGAGGCGGGGCCACGGATGTGATGCTGCGGCGCGTGCTGAAAGATAGCGCCATCGACCCCGACGAGGACGTGACCATCCGATACGTCGGCGGCGAAATGCACAATGCGAGCCACGTGATCGCGGCATTTCGAGCTGGCGACTACGGACCGGCGATCCTCACAAGCTTCAAGGACAGCCTCGATCACCTGATCAAAGACGGCTATCCAGTCCTCGCCGACCTGCGCTCCCGATACCCGTCTCGCCACGATCGCGTCACCGCTGCCAACAGCAATTTTGTGGCGCGCCACCCAGAATCGGTGAAGGGCCTCCTCAAAGGAATGATTCGCGCGTGCAACTGGGTCCTCGACCCGGGCAACGGCCCACGATTCAAGCAGATCATCGTGGACGCCGGATACATGACGAGCGACCGCGAGCAGGCCAACTTTGACGGGCTGTTCTACGGTTGGCAGGAGCGCGTCTCGCGGGATCTCACCCTACCAAGGGACGGCATCGAGCTGATCGTGAACGAGATCAAGCAAGATGGCCGAATCGCCCCATCGTTCGACGTCGATGATGTACTAGCGCTCGCGCCGCTGGCCGCCGCGCAAGCAGAAGTGCTCGGCGCCACGAGCCCGGCCAGCGAGCGCTCGGTCTCGTAG
- a CDS encoding heme-binding protein yields MITTKSIGIEEARRAVAAILSAVTERDSPVAIAVVDAHGDLILSLRADGAAARMGRRSRAKAYTAAVMKMDTVEFRDHVIKADGRTLGDWGDPALTSLQGGLVVKSGDDVLGGIAMSGNNTARDEELARIGLLAMGLAPEEAPARHGVNGSETMDLSTARRAVEATLAAVEAGDRPIAVVVADEHGEPVYAERMDGASSNDMRQAERKAYTAAFMARSTRGYRDQIRQDGRTLADWSDPMLTTLTGGLTIGERRAVVGAIGVHGNSAVRDEQLARVGLQAALSPGVPLPERPARVRVTNGVASSGTRGEGGTSMQQTTMRRTFNLPGLAAPGAVAPDLVQIGDLFFTSAVRGVDLNTGKLADTPDGQFTLAWRNLRDLVEGAGLSLDNVGLVTNFLASQDYRAYINPGWLELYPTDNRPARKTTAYPLPPGEAVELQAFGVVGGRREIIQVAGLAHRDPLPNGVRMGDYVFSSVIVPQDLRTEKTVEGPEAQTDQCFDNMRVFMEKAGGGVGDVVLQWVYLSDFAYQSYMVDVYLKSWPVGGYQASRKTFRYPMNGQIQIQVIGRIGGERSNHEIPGHGHHDPIPMGARIGNLFASSGVSGVDPSGGDRLTAAEGVEAQSRFGLGNIEALVKAGGGSMGNVGHMTLMVQDYADLPVIDAAWERAFPNPNDRPARQVMKLGVQGNSRVQFHMLAVI; encoded by the coding sequence ATGATTACGACGAAGTCGATCGGAATCGAGGAGGCGCGCCGCGCGGTCGCCGCGATTCTGAGTGCCGTGACAGAAAGGGACTCCCCTGTCGCGATTGCCGTGGTGGACGCCCATGGCGATCTCATCCTGTCGCTTCGGGCTGACGGGGCTGCCGCCCGGATGGGGCGCCGCTCCCGCGCCAAGGCCTACACCGCGGCCGTGATGAAGATGGACACGGTGGAGTTCCGCGACCACGTCATCAAGGCGGACGGGCGAACCCTCGGCGACTGGGGAGATCCCGCGCTCACCAGCCTGCAGGGCGGCTTGGTGGTGAAGAGCGGCGACGATGTGCTGGGCGGAATCGCCATGAGCGGAAACAACACGGCGCGCGATGAAGAGCTGGCACGTATTGGCCTGCTCGCGATGGGCCTCGCCCCGGAGGAAGCCCCCGCGCGCCACGGGGTGAACGGGAGTGAGACGATGGACCTGAGCACGGCACGACGCGCCGTGGAAGCCACCCTCGCAGCGGTCGAGGCCGGAGATCGGCCCATCGCCGTCGTCGTCGCGGACGAGCACGGCGAGCCCGTGTATGCCGAGCGGATGGATGGCGCGAGCAGCAATGACATGCGCCAGGCGGAGCGCAAGGCCTACACAGCGGCCTTCATGGCGAGAAGCACCCGGGGATATCGGGACCAGATTCGCCAGGACGGACGCACGCTGGCAGACTGGTCCGATCCCATGCTCACGACGCTGACGGGCGGGCTGACGATCGGGGAGCGGAGAGCCGTAGTCGGCGCGATTGGGGTGCACGGGAACAGCGCGGTCCGTGACGAGCAGCTCGCCCGAGTTGGGCTGCAGGCGGCCCTGAGCCCGGGCGTACCCCTCCCCGAGCGGCCCGCTCGGGTGCGTGTGACGAATGGGGTAGCCAGCAGTGGGACGCGTGGGGAAGGAGGCACGAGCATGCAGCAGACGACGATGCGCCGGACCTTCAATCTGCCGGGGCTTGCGGCGCCAGGCGCGGTGGCGCCGGATCTTGTGCAGATTGGAGACCTGTTCTTCACCTCCGCCGTCCGCGGGGTAGACCTGAACACGGGCAAGCTGGCGGACACCCCCGACGGGCAGTTTACCCTCGCCTGGCGCAACCTTCGAGACCTGGTGGAGGGGGCGGGGCTCTCCCTGGACAACGTCGGCCTGGTCACGAACTTTCTGGCCAGCCAGGACTACCGCGCGTACATCAATCCCGGCTGGCTGGAGCTGTACCCGACCGACAACCGACCCGCGCGGAAGACGACGGCCTACCCGCTGCCACCGGGGGAGGCGGTTGAGCTCCAGGCCTTTGGCGTGGTGGGCGGCCGACGGGAGATCATCCAGGTGGCGGGACTCGCGCACCGGGACCCATTGCCAAACGGCGTGCGCATGGGCGACTACGTGTTCTCGTCCGTCATCGTGCCGCAGGACCTGCGGACGGAGAAGACCGTGGAGGGGCCCGAGGCCCAGACGGACCAATGTTTCGACAATATGCGCGTGTTTATGGAGAAAGCGGGCGGTGGCGTGGGGGACGTCGTGCTCCAGTGGGTCTATCTCAGCGACTTTGCCTATCAGAGCTACATGGTTGACGTCTACTTGAAGTCCTGGCCGGTTGGTGGCTACCAGGCGTCGCGCAAGACGTTCCGATACCCGATGAATGGCCAGATCCAGATCCAGGTGATCGGCCGGATCGGCGGTGAGCGCTCGAATCACGAGATCCCCGGGCACGGCCACCACGATCCGATCCCGATGGGCGCCCGCATCGGGAATCTCTTCGCGTCCTCTGGCGTCTCCGGCGTTGACCCATCGGGCGGCGACCGCCTCACCGCTGCGGAGGGCGTGGAGGCGCAGTCACGGTTTGGCCTTGGCAACATCGAGGCCCTCGTCAAGGCCGGCGGTGGCTCTATGGGCAACGTGGGCCATATGACACTGATGGTCCAGGACTATGCGGATCTGCCCGTGATCGACGCTGCGTGGGAGCGCGCGTTCCCGAACCCGAACGATCGGCCCGCCCGCCAGGTCATGAAGCTTGGGGTGCAGGGAAACTCGCGCGTGCAGTTCCACATGCTGGCGGTCATATAA
- a CDS encoding 4-hydroxyphenylacetate 3-hydroxylase N-terminal domain-containing protein, protein MGVRSGHDFIEALRDGRRVWNAGRRIEDVPSHPGFEGVVSTLAGLYDLQHTADHAPIMTVDWGGERISYGYFPPRTIEELRAKRRNVEFWAERTFGVMGRLPEFCAELTVGMLDAADVFADADPRFGENARDYHRYCAVHDLCLTHALSDQFYDRSKRIRDQRDPDQILHIVGESSEGPIVRGLRNLATLAPVADEVLAYSIPPRQPDEEDYAIAFAVPMNVPGLTIICRDLYAEHADVERLPLSARFDEVDATLIFDDVVVPWERVFVYRRPDLLARYHGLVSMWSGYSTLVRLVAKLEATVGVADLLTEWSGGAKNRLMQMRIGELMADVEVLRACLTAAEVGAHPTRAGYLAPEMSPAYRIHSVEASDRSERLVQEILTSSLVLTGGASDLECPEVGPYIDRYFRNNAPTTRDHLRLLAIAADLVQSAFSGRNLLYERLQSGDPDGMRVRAYGLDRSAVRERLLRFIHDDW, encoded by the coding sequence ATGGGCGTGCGGTCCGGCCACGACTTCATCGAGGCGCTTCGCGACGGCCGACGGGTATGGAACGCGGGGCGCAGAATCGAGGACGTTCCGTCCCACCCCGGGTTCGAAGGCGTCGTCAGCACCCTCGCCGGACTCTACGACCTCCAGCATACGGCCGATCATGCGCCCATCATGACGGTCGATTGGGGTGGCGAACGGATCTCCTACGGCTACTTTCCACCGCGCACGATCGAAGAGCTGAGAGCGAAGCGACGGAACGTGGAGTTCTGGGCTGAGCGCACCTTCGGGGTTATGGGACGATTGCCGGAGTTCTGCGCCGAGCTCACCGTGGGGATGCTGGACGCGGCCGACGTTTTCGCGGATGCCGATCCGAGATTCGGCGAGAACGCTCGCGACTACCATCGATACTGCGCGGTCCATGACCTCTGCTTGACCCACGCCCTCAGCGACCAGTTCTACGACCGGTCGAAGCGCATTCGCGACCAGCGAGATCCGGATCAGATCCTTCACATCGTCGGCGAATCGTCGGAAGGGCCGATCGTGCGGGGGCTGCGCAACCTCGCGACGCTGGCTCCCGTGGCTGACGAGGTGCTCGCATACTCGATCCCACCGCGCCAGCCGGACGAGGAAGACTACGCCATCGCGTTCGCGGTCCCAATGAACGTGCCGGGCCTCACCATCATCTGCCGCGATCTGTACGCGGAGCATGCCGATGTGGAGCGACTACCGCTCTCAGCTCGGTTCGACGAAGTGGACGCAACGCTCATATTCGACGACGTGGTCGTCCCATGGGAGCGCGTCTTCGTCTATCGGCGGCCAGACCTTCTCGCGCGGTATCACGGGTTGGTGAGCATGTGGTCCGGCTACTCGACCCTGGTCCGGCTCGTGGCGAAGCTCGAGGCGACGGTGGGCGTTGCGGACCTCCTCACGGAATGGTCAGGCGGTGCGAAGAACCGCTTGATGCAGATGCGAATCGGGGAGCTGATGGCGGACGTCGAAGTGCTGCGCGCGTGCCTGACCGCGGCCGAGGTGGGCGCGCATCCGACCCGCGCCGGCTATCTGGCCCCCGAGATGAGCCCCGCCTACCGCATCCACAGCGTGGAGGCATCGGATCGATCCGAGCGGCTGGTGCAGGAGATCCTCACCAGCTCGCTGGTGCTGACCGGCGGCGCATCGGATCTGGAATGCCCGGAGGTCGGGCCGTACATCGACCGATACTTCCGCAACAATGCCCCGACGACGCGCGACCACCTCCGGCTGCTGGCCATCGCAGCGGACCTGGTGCAGAGCGCGTTCTCGGGCCGTAACCTCCTCTACGAGCGACTCCAGAGCGGTGACCCGGATGGGATGCGCGTTCGCGCCTATGGGCTCGACCGGTCGGCGGTGCGGGAGCGCCTCCTGCGCTTCATCCACGACGATTGGTGA
- a CDS encoding peptide ABC transporter substrate-binding protein — protein MHCRYRTLASAAAFCASALLACAPSAAGPSGSSGPSGAGGASPAAPQRPIVIVGRIDPPLLNDRIDRMGLGSPVTVSMAEIDDHGDPFPILAERLPKQSDDSWTVNADGTMRTIYTLRPNLTWHDGAPLTAADFAFAYRVYLEPAVPITSRLPEKLMSDVIARDDRTVEIEWSQVYINAGALVGTQLAPLPRHLLEDRFDSDPSTFAQLPFWTSEQFVSDGPYRVTRWDHGVAIYLEAFPNFALGRPKIDNIEYRAVSDGNTIVAGFLAGTINFSQYTAINVEQALVLRDQWSSTHDGEVYDRTLFGTSYMEFQHREVPGWQPALADVRVRQALAFSLNKVALADAIQHGFGGPADTGYPKGLPIYSKVDNVIAKYPYDPRRAEALFHEVGWTKGPDGAYRDGEGRPFDVEVNGPAERERDVQIVSDMWRTAGLNPSVRVVPRAQTNDVEARSGFPGVSISAGTDNTLAYYATCDQIPTAQNRYTGKNRGSYCNPELDRLYNLSLETLDPAKRDDILVQLERLYTTDVAQLPLEYQPRIAASVGISGVRPPVQGNYQWNIWEWNETATGGPQ, from the coding sequence ATGCATTGTCGATATCGGACGCTCGCCAGCGCCGCGGCCTTCTGCGCTTCGGCTCTGCTGGCCTGCGCCCCGTCGGCCGCTGGCCCGTCGGGATCGAGCGGACCGAGCGGGGCCGGTGGCGCAAGCCCGGCTGCTCCCCAGCGCCCGATCGTGATCGTGGGGCGGATCGACCCGCCCCTGCTCAACGACCGCATCGACCGAATGGGACTCGGGTCGCCGGTCACGGTCTCGATGGCGGAGATCGACGATCACGGTGACCCGTTCCCGATCCTCGCCGAACGCCTCCCCAAGCAGTCCGACGACTCGTGGACCGTCAACGCCGACGGCACGATGCGGACCATCTACACGCTTCGACCGAACCTCACCTGGCATGACGGGGCGCCCCTCACCGCCGCCGACTTTGCGTTCGCCTACCGGGTTTACCTAGAGCCCGCGGTGCCGATCACGAGCCGCCTGCCCGAGAAGCTGATGAGCGACGTGATCGCGCGCGACGACCGGACGGTCGAGATCGAATGGAGCCAGGTCTACATCAATGCCGGCGCGCTGGTGGGGACGCAGCTGGCGCCGCTGCCCCGTCACCTGCTGGAGGACCGCTTTGACTCCGACCCATCCACGTTCGCTCAATTACCGTTCTGGACCTCGGAGCAGTTCGTCAGCGATGGACCATACCGGGTCACCCGCTGGGACCACGGTGTCGCAATCTACCTTGAAGCGTTTCCGAACTTCGCGCTTGGCAGGCCGAAGATCGACAACATTGAGTACCGAGCCGTATCCGACGGGAACACGATCGTCGCCGGTTTCCTGGCCGGAACGATCAACTTCTCCCAGTACACGGCGATCAATGTGGAGCAGGCCCTGGTGCTGCGCGACCAGTGGAGCTCGACCCACGACGGCGAGGTGTACGACCGGACCCTATTCGGGACCAGCTACATGGAATTTCAACATCGCGAGGTGCCCGGCTGGCAACCGGCGCTCGCCGACGTCCGCGTCCGCCAGGCGCTTGCCTTCTCGTTGAACAAGGTGGCGCTCGCCGACGCGATTCAACATGGCTTCGGCGGCCCTGCCGACACCGGCTATCCGAAGGGGCTCCCCATCTATTCGAAGGTCGACAACGTCATTGCGAAGTACCCGTATGACCCGCGACGGGCGGAGGCCCTGTTTCATGAGGTGGGCTGGACCAAAGGTCCAGACGGCGCGTATCGCGACGGAGAAGGTCGCCCATTCGACGTGGAGGTGAACGGCCCCGCCGAGCGGGAGCGGGATGTGCAGATCGTGAGTGACATGTGGCGGACCGCCGGCCTCAACCCGTCGGTGCGCGTGGTTCCCAGAGCGCAGACGAACGACGTCGAGGCGCGATCGGGCTTCCCCGGGGTGTCTATCTCGGCCGGAACCGATAACACGTTGGCGTACTATGCCACGTGCGATCAAATTCCCACTGCGCAGAATCGCTATACGGGGAAGAACCGAGGATCATACTGCAACCCGGAGCTGGATCGCCTGTACAACCTATCGCTGGAGACGCTCGATCCGGCCAAGCGGGATGACATTCTGGTCCAGCTGGAGCGGCTGTACACCACGGATGTGGCTCAGCTCCCTCTGGAGTATCAGCCGCGGATCGCCGCGTCGGTTGGCATCTCGGGGGTCAGGCCACCGGTGCAGGGCAACTACCAGTGGAACATCTGGGAATGGAATGAGACGGCCACGGGAGGTCCGCAATGA
- a CDS encoding alpha/beta hydrolase — translation MSGTKYDKTETEHYADVSNHKIHYNDVGKGPALFCFHGGGPGSNAWDNSKHNLDALAEHFRCIIMDMPGYGYSDKDVKRGEEPLDIFCAKIILGLMDHLGIDKAHLYGSSQFSACCLRFGIEYPDRIGKIIIQASGIARTDYFTPGRLHGGKLLAVVAQNPTRENMAALMHEFIPKDELCTDEVIDARLEAALIPGHLAGRAKMPAASNSDLTPIISRLKAPVLGVYGHHDRVVGWESALSALAMIPDVRIHVWGGGTGHFVEYEKAEEFNNLVIGFLNA, via the coding sequence ATGTCTGGCACGAAGTACGACAAGACCGAGACCGAGCACTACGCCGACGTGTCCAACCACAAGATTCACTACAACGACGTGGGAAAGGGGCCCGCGTTGTTCTGCTTCCACGGCGGCGGGCCGGGCTCCAACGCCTGGGACAACTCCAAGCACAATCTCGACGCCCTCGCCGAGCACTTCCGCTGCATCATCATGGACATGCCCGGCTACGGCTACTCCGACAAAGACGTCAAGCGTGGCGAAGAGCCGCTCGACATTTTCTGCGCGAAGATCATCTTGGGCCTGATGGACCATCTGGGCATCGACAAGGCCCATCTGTATGGCTCGTCCCAGTTTTCCGCATGCTGCCTGCGATTCGGCATCGAGTACCCCGACCGGATCGGCAAGATCATCATTCAGGCGAGCGGCATCGCCCGCACCGATTACTTCACGCCCGGCCGTCTGCATGGCGGCAAGCTCCTTGCCGTGGTGGCCCAGAACCCCACTCGAGAGAACATGGCCGCCTTGATGCACGAGTTCATCCCCAAGGATGAGCTGTGTACGGACGAGGTCATCGACGCGCGCCTGGAGGCCGCCCTGATCCCCGGCCATCTCGCTGGGCGGGCGAAGATGCCGGCGGCCTCGAACTCCGACCTCACGCCCATCATCTCGCGCCTGAAAGCGCCCGTGCTGGGCGTCTACGGGCACCATGACCGCGTCGTAGGGTGGGAGAGCGCGCTCTCGGCCCTGGCGATGATCCCGGACGTACGCATCCACGTGTGGGGCGGGGGCACCGGCCACTTCGTGGAATACGAGAAGGCCGAAGAGTTCAACAACCTCGTGATCGGGTTCCTGAACGCATAG